The Erythrobacter sp. SDW2 region CGTTCCGCCCATCCCGAGGAGACGTAGCGGGTGATGTGCTCCTCACCGGTCAGAGTCATCGCCTCTGGCTTGATTCCGCGCAGCGTTAGCAAGGGTGCCCCTGCCCACTGCTGGCACATCTTGCAGTGGCAGGCATCGATACCGGGGCGCTCCTGCTGGAAGGCCAGGCGCACTGCACCGCACAGGCATTGGCCCTGTAAGTGGTCGGACATTGTAACGCTCCCTCCGCTAAATCAACGGGCGCTGGACGGTGCTGCGCCGCTCGGTCTAGGATAGCCGCAAGGGATAGAGGGGAAAACAGCAATGGCGAGTTTGCAGGCGCGTCTGGTCAATCTCGCCTTGCCGCTGCTGGGTATCAAGGCGTTCTTTTCGCAGCCCGAGAAGATGGCAACCCGCCTCCGCAAGGCACGCAGCGAAAAGCCGCAGCGGCCCAAGGCAAAATGGCACGGCAAGTTCGACATCGTTGAGGAAAACACCCGCGGTTATCCGGTGGTGACGATCACACCCAAGGGCGGGGTCGCGCAGGGCAGGCCGCACCTGCTCTACCTTCACGGCGGGGGTTATGTGCTCGATGTGGCGGCGCTGCATTTCGAGACCGTTTGCCGCCTGTGCGAACGGCTCGGCGCATCTGCAACAGTGCCCGTTTATCCCCTCGCGCCCGAGCACAAGGCGCCCGAAGTGCTGGCGGCGATGCGCTCTCTTTATGGCGAAGTGGTTGCGCAGCACAGAGCGGCGAATGTCACCGTCATGGGCGACAGCGCGGGCGGCGGGATGGCGCTGGCACTAGCCCAGATGCTCAAGGCCGATGGCGGCGCAATGCCGGCCTCGTTGGTGCTGTGGTCACCCTGGCTCGATGCCACTGCGACGGCCGAAGGACAGGCCGCGATCGAGCGCCATGACCGGATGTTGGCCCAAACCGGGCTGCGTGCCTGCGCGGCGGCCTATGGCGGCGACCTGCCGCTCGACGATCCACGCCTCAGCCCGCTGTTCGGGCCATTGGAAGGCCTGCCGCCGATGGCGATTTTCTCCGGTACCAGCGATATCTTGCTGGTCGACGGGCAAAGGCTGGCTGGAAAGCTTGAGGCGATGGGCGTTACCGGCTTCGAGTATCACGAATATCCAGACATGTTCCATGTGTGGATGCTGCTGCCGGTGCCGGAAGGTAAGCAGGCGCTGGAGCAGACCGCGCAGTTCATCGAGCAGGCGAGGGCGGTATGAGCAGGAACTGGACCTATTTCTTCTGGGCGGCGGCGGCCTACAATCTCGTCATCGGAACCCTTGGTTTCATCGATCCCGCCGGGACCGCCGACAACAAGGCGATCGCGTTGCTCGTGTTCTCCTTCGGGATTGTCTACGCACTGGTCGCGCGGCAGCCACTGCGGCTCGCGCCGGTCCTGTGGGCCGGGGTCTTCGGCAAGCTTAGCATGGTGGCGCTGATGGGGCCGGTCGCGCTGGGCGAAGGGGCCGACGCCAGGTTGGCCCCCATCCTTGTCGGCGATTTCCTCTTCACTTGCGGTTTCCTTGCCTTCCTGCTGGGACCTGCCAAACGACATGCTGCAACGGGAGGGGCACGATGATCAGGATGACCGGCGGCTGCCTGTGCGGGCAGGTGCGTTATTCGGTGGACGGCGATGTGGCGATGCAGGTCAACTGCCACTGCAAGAATTGCCAGCGCCAGTCGGGCTCGGCCTTCTCGACGATCATCGGCGTGCCGCAGGATGCGCTGACAATCGAAGGCGAATACAAGACCTATGACGACGAGGGCGAAAGCGGCGAAGCGGTCTTGCGCGACTTCTGCCCCAACTGCGGCTCGCCGTTGTTCAGCCGAGTCGCCGTTGCGCCGGGGCTGATCTTCATCAAGGTCGGCACGCTGGATGACACCAGCGGTTTCACCCCCGCGATGCACCTATGGACCAAGAGCAAGCAGCATTGGGTCGACCTGGCTGGTCAATTGACTTTCGAAACCAATCCGGGATGATGATAGCGATGATCCGAACCCTTGCCATCGCGAGCGCCGTCATGCTCACCGCCTGCCATCAAGGGGCCGAGGACGGCACTGTTCCCGGCACGTCGCCGCAGGGCTTCACTGGAATTGCACCGGATGAGATTATCACCTTCACCGGTACGGAGCCTTTCTGGGGCGGCAACATCGCAGGCGACAAGCTGACCTACTCCACGCCGGAAGACATCGGAGGAACGGTCATCCAGGTCGAGCGCTTCACGGGGCAGGGCGGGCTCGGCTTTGCCGGCACGCTCGACGGCAAGGAGTTCGACATGCTTATCACTCCAGGCGAATGCTCGGATGGCATGAGTGACCGGATCTATCCCTACGTCGCGACGCTCAAACTGGGCGACGAACTGCGCGAAGGCTGCGCGCATACGGACAAGCAGACGTTCAGCGGGCCGGAAAAGCCCTGATCCCGCGGCCTGCGACTTTCGGTTCGCCGCAAATCCCGGAACCTGCCTTCGGATCGGCGCGTTAAGGCGTTGGATGGCGTTTGCGCCCTCCGGCTTGGGGAGGGACGCCCTCAAGATACGACTTCCGAAAGGATACCCCCGACATGAAGACTCCAATCAAGCCTGTCTCGATGACATTGTTCGCCGCCGCCAGCGCATTTGCGCTCGCCGCCTGCAGCGAACCGGCACCAGATGTCGCGACGGACGACACCGCCATGGCCGAAGACACGGCCCCTGTTGCCGATGAACCGGGTACGGTCGTCGCAGTGGCGCAGGGCAATCCCGATTTCTCGACGCTGGTGACTGCCGTGAACGCAGCCGAACTGGGCGAAACCCTGTCTGGGTCCGGCCCCTTCACCGTCTTCGCCCCGAACAATGCGGCTTTCGCCAAGCTTCCGGCAGGCACTTTGGAGACCCTCACCGCGCCAGAAGGCAAGGAACAGCTAACCGGCATTCTGACCTACCACGTTGTCCCCGGCCTGACCGATGCGGCGACACTGACCAAGGCGATTGCCGACAACGGCGGCACTTACGAGCTTACCACCGTGAATGGTGCCAAGCTGACCGCCGCGCTCGATGGTGACAAGGTTGTCCTGACCGACGCCAACGGCGGCAAGTCGACGGTGACCGCGACCGATGTGGCGGCGTCGAACGGTGTCATCCATGTCATCGACACGGTCGTTATGCCGGGCTGAAGCCCATATTCATGACGATTCCTGACAAGGGCGCTCCGGGTGGGGCGCCCTTTTTGGTTCTGTACGTTATCGCACCCCGGCCCGTTCCAGCTCCGGCCCGAGCCGGCCTGTCAGCCACAGCGCCCACATGCGGAAATCCGCCAACAGACTCCAGAGCGGATAGGTGAAGGTCGCAGGCCGGTTCTTCTCGACTCCGAAATGCGCGATCCAGGCGAAGAAGTAACCCGCCACCGGCAACGCGACCAGCCACCACCAAGCCTGAGCGGCCAAGGCGTATCCCGCCAGCATTACCACCAGCGAGGTGCCGACATAATGCAGCGCTCGCGTCGTCGGCTTGCTGTGCTCGCGCAGATAAAATGGCCAGAACTCGGCGAAGCTGGTGTAGCGCGGTGCTGTCATCGCAACCTCAGAACAGTCCGGGGATCTCGTATTGCGCTGCAGTCGGCCGTTGCGGTTGCATGAGGATCTTGTCTGCCGAAACGCCGCGCGCCGACTGCACGCCCTGCTCGCCGCTTGACGAAATGGCGGTGCACGCTCTTCCGCCGAGGAAGTCCAGCGCTGCCTTCACCGAAGCCTCGTTGGGATCGCCAAGCTGGGTGAAGATATCGTCATCGGCGCGACATGTCCGGGTGTAAGCGGTGGCGAGGCCGGTGAAGTAATTGCTACCTCCTGCGCTGTTCTCGGTCTGGAAGGCCACGACACGCAGGCGATCGTCGCATGCGTCCCGGTCTCGGGCAATCTGGCCGACTGGCTTGCCAAAGGTGTTGGAGCCGATCAAGGCGGTATTGTTGCCGAGATACGGGATGAAACTGTTGGCGACCAGCTCGCTGGCCGAGGCGGTGCTGCGGGTCCCGATGACGGCAATCTTGGTAGCGGCAATGGCTTGGGCCTGGGTTTCGAAATTCTTGGTTTCGTTGTTGCTGGAGAGCGACTGGCGGAAAGTGGTGCGGCTGAACACCTGTCCGACTTTGTCTGCCCCCAGCAGGTCACCAAGCAACTCTGCCACCGACACAAGTCCGCCGCCGTTGTAGCGGAAGTCGAGAATCACTTCGGTCACGCCCTGATTGCGCAATTGCAGCACTGCATCGCGCAGCTGCTGGCTGGCCGAATTGACGATAAAGGTGCGCAGATTGATGTAGCCGACCTTCTTGCCGCCATCGTCGAGGACCTTGACACCGTACCGATCAGACACGGGATCTAGCTCGTACTCGGCCTTGGCCACCGAGACATTGGTCGTCACGCCTGCGGCGCTGCGGATCGAGAAGCTGCGGCTCAGGCCGGCTGTGCTTGGCCCGAGCGCGTCAATCACCGCTTGCGGGCCGCCAGTCGACATCAGGTTTGAAACGCTCGCTCCATTAATGGCGAGGATTTCCGTGCCGCGATCGAAGCCTTGTGCGAAAGCAGGGGCATTCTCGTAAGCCTCGACCACGAACACGCGATTGTTGGTCGTGTCATAGGCCAGGCGGATGCCGAAGCCCGCGCTGGAACCGGAATTGATCAGCGCGTTTTCTTCCGCAATCGAGGTGATGTAGGTAAAAAACCTGTCACGCGATTGTGCCCGGGCCGGGGCGACCAGCGCATCGATATAGGACTGGACGTCGTTGTAGGCTGCCTTGTTGACCGTGGTGTCGACCAGCGTCGGGAACAGGTAGAATTCGTTGATCTGCGACAGCACCCAATCCTGCCGCGCCGACAGCGAGCACGTCCCGCCGCCACCGGTACCGCCGCCACCGCCGCCGATGGGGCCACCGCCGCCGCTCCCAGAGCCTCCGCCACCGCAGGCGACGAGCGACAAGGCGACAACGGATGAGACAATTGCGCGACCAATCGACATGAAAACTGTTCCCCAAGACAAGGCGAGTGCCGCCCCCGTTCAGGGGCGAAAAGCAGGAATACTGCTGAACATCGGCTGAGCAAGGGGCATTTTGCCCCATATCCGGCCCGTTTCCCGGTGCTAGCTGTTGAAAAGTGACCGCCCGCTCCCTCGCCAAGCCCCTCCTTAGCGCCTAGCACCATGCCCCCAAGGAGAGGATTTTCATGGCCGCATGGCTTTCCAGCGTTCTACCGGCAGGTTGCCCCGCGAATGGCGGGCTGGCCATCGCGCGCGTTGGGTCTGACAAGGTCATTGGGCGCGGCGGTCTCCAGCTGACAAGCCCGGCGTTTCGTGCCGGCGGTGAACTCGATCCCAGCTTCACGGCCGAGGAAGAGGACGCCGTCGCGCCGCCGCTCGAATGGAGCGCGCCGCCTCCGGGGACGCAGGAGCTGGTGGTGGTGGTCGAAGATGCCAGCACCGATGATCCCAAGTGCCACTGGCTCGTGTGGGGCCTCGCAGGCCAGCGCGGCAAGCTGCTCGAAGGCGAAGCCCCGCCGCGTGCCGGCAAGAACAGCCAGGGCAATTCCGAATGGCTGCTGCCGGCACTGCCGGAAGGCAGCGATCCGCACACCTATGTTTTCCAGCTTTTCGCGCTCGACCTGCCGCTTACATTGATGCCTGGTGCGACGCGCGAACAACTGCTTGGGGCAATGGACGGCCATGTCGTCGCCGCCGCTGTCCTTACTGCCACCTACCGGCCGTCGGAGGGGGACGACTGGGAAGAAGACGACGATGATTTTGAATAGCCCAAAGAAAGGAACTTACCATGGCTAACGCACTGCAAAAGCCGGTCACTCTGTCGGCAGATCTCGAAGCCGTCGTCGGCAAGGGTCCGATGACCCGCGCCCAGGTGACCTCGAAGGTCTGGGAATACATCAAGGCCAATGGCCTGCAGGACACCAAGGACAAGCGTCAGATCAATCCCGATGCGAAGCTTGGCGCGGTGATCGGCAAGGACCAGATCTCGATGTTCAAGATGACCGCTGCGGTTTCCAAGCACCTCAGCTAAGTCGGACTAGTTTGTGGGGCGGGGGAAGGGCCAGTCGGTTGCTTCCCCCACCCACAACGCCAGCCAGATTATGACAGGCTGCGCGAACATCCGGGGCACGTGATAAGCGAGCCCCAGCCCGCCATCTTCGCGCGCCATGTCGAGCGCGAAGTGGTGGACATTGGCCGGAAAGACACAAACGGCGTAGCCGGCAAGGCCAATCGCAGCTGCCCTTCGCAGGGAAGGCCAAAGGGGCTGGGCAAGCCCGATTGCACCGGCAATCTCGGCCACCCCGGTCCACAACACTACCTCTGCGTGCATCGGGACCCATGGCGGCATAATCGCAAGGAAGAACTCGGGCGAGCGCAGGTGCGCAATTCCGGCTGCGAGGTAGAATATCGCCAGCAACCAGCGAAGACCGGTGCGGATCATGCTCCTGGTCTCCATCCCGCTGCCGCCAGTTCGAACCCGGCAAAATCGAAACCGGGCGCAACCACGCAGGACACCAGTACGTAGCCTGCCGGCCCTGCTGCCGGACGTGCAGCCTGCCACCAGTGTGGCGGGATGACTTGCTGGACCATTTGCCCAGCCAATATATCGGCGCCCAGTGTGACGGTTTCGACTGGCCCTGCATCGGTCTTACAGAGCGACAGCTGCAGCGGGTCGCCGGCATGCCATAACCAGATTTCGGCTGCATCGACCCTGTGCCAATGCGATGACTGTCCCGCTTCCAGCAGGAAGTGAATGGCCGTCGACCCTGCCCGCTCGCCGTCGGGCGCATGGGCGCGCCAGGTTTCGGCATACCACCCGCCTTCGGGGTGCGGCTGCAGCTTCAATCGCTCGATCAGGTCACTCGCAGTGCTCACGCCTCGCTGACCTCGACCCCTTTCCAGAAAGCGATCCGGCCCCGGATATCCTCGGCGGCGGGGGAGGGTTCGGGGTAATACCACGCAGCATCGCGATTGGTTTCACCGGCGACGGAGATGGAATGATAGTGCGCCTCGCCCTTCCAAGGGCAGCGGGTGGTGGTGGGGCTGTCTACAAGCACGGCCGGATCAACGTCGGCACGGGGGAAGTAGTGATTGCCTTCCACCACCACCGTGTCCTCGCTGCGGGCTATCCGGTGTCCGTTCCAGCGGGCTTCGATCGGCATCTTCTTTCTCCTCCGGGTTGCGGTGCCTGGGCCTTGCGCAGCGGCGCGGGCGGGCTAGACCCTGCATAACCATTTGCCGGGGAGTTGTGCCATGAAATCCGCCGCCTTGCTGCTGCCGCTGTTGTTCCTTGCTGCCCCGCTTGCGGCCGAGACGCCGGAAGAGATCGCAGCGGCTGCGCTGGAGGCGGCACCGGTGTGGGACGGTCACAACGACGTCCCGATCCAGCTGCGCGGGCGGTTCGGCAATGTCATCGAGGACTTCGACTTCGAGGACACGACCGACACCGGCCAGCCCGACGGTTCGCGCGTCATGCATACCGATCTGGCACGACTGGCCCAAGGCAAGGTCGGGGCGCAGTTCTGGTCGGTCTATGTCAGCGCTGCGCTCGACGAGCCGGAGGCGGTCCAGGCCACGATAGAGCAGATAGACGTAACGCTGCGCCTGATAGAGCGTTATCCGGACCGGCTAGAGCTGGCGCTTACCGCCGCTGATGTCGAGCGGGCCATGAAGACAGGCAAGATTGCCTCGCTCATGGGGATGGAGGGCGGCCATTCGATCGGGTCGAGCCTGGCGGTCCTGCGCCAAATGTATGCCATGGGCGCGCGCTATATGACGCTGACGCATTCCAAGACGCTCAGCTGGGCTGACAGTGCCACGGACGAGCCGAAGAACGGCGGCCTGACCGAGTTCGGCAAGGACGTGGTGCGCGAAATGAACCGGATCGGGATGCTGGTCGATTTGAGCCATGTCAGTGAAAAGGTGATGATGGACGCGCTCGATGTCGCTCGTGCTCCGGTGATCTTCAGCCATTCGGGTGCGCGGGCGATCAACGGCCATGCCCGCAATGTGCCTGACGCGGTGCTGGCGCGGTTGAAGGATAATGGCGGGATCGTAATGGTGGTCGGCCTGCCGGGTTTCCTCAACGAGGGCGCGCGACAATGGAACGCTAATCGTGCAGCGGAAGAGGCACGGCTCAAGGCCCTGTGGCAGGGCCAGCCGGACGAGGTCGCGAGCCGACTCAAGGCATGGGATGATGCCAATCCGCTGCCCAAAGCCATTATCGCCGACTGGGCCGATCATATCGATCACGTCCGCAAGGTCGCGGGGATCGACGCCATCGGCATCGGCGGTGACTATGACGGCATGCCCTCAGGCCCGGTCGGAGCAGAGGATGTTGCTGGCTACCCGGCACTCTTCGTCGAACTGGCACGACGCGGCTACTCGCAGGAAGACCTCGAGAAGATCGCCTCGCGCAACATGATGCGGGTCATGCGGGAAGCCGAGCGGGTGCGCGACGCGATGGCATCCGTGCCGCCTTACGAGAAACCGGTAGGCGAGCCGCGTTAGGCCGAACCGGCAGCAGACTGCGATCCGGTGAGGACGCTCCCCGAGCGGGCCTCGCTCACGTTCTCGTCGATGCTCGTCGATGCACTCCGGACGTGCAGCACCGGCTGGTCGACTGCAATGGCGGGCGCTTCCCGCCAGGGCTGAACCTAACCGGCTAGCCTTACTCCGCCGGAGCGACGGGCTGAGGCGGCGTGGTGACTGTTGGCGGCGTCGTATCGACGGGACCGCTGGGATCCACGACGTCCGTGGCACCGTCGTCCTCGTCTGGAGAGGCAGCCTCGATGCGGTCGCTCAGCGTCCCTTCGGACTCGACTTCGCCCTGCGTCAGGGCACCCGTTATCCACACCGCCGAGAGAGCGATGATAGTCAGGGTAAGGCTGATGCCGAGCACCCAGCGCATGGCCCCGGTCTTGACCGCGCCGGTTGCTTCGTCGTCCTCGATATGGATTGTGCCGTCGGGGTCCTGTGTGGACATGCTACCCTCCAATTATGCGATGAAACGTCCCTTGTGGATGTTCAACGCGGCTGGAGAATACAGGTTCCTCAGTCGCGGAGCAATTCGTTGATGCCGGTCTTCTCGCGCGTTTGCGCATCGACGGTTTTGACGATGACCGCGCAGGCAAGGCTCGGGCCACCGTTCTTGCCTGGGAGCGAGCCGGGGACCACCACCGAGTAGGGCGGGATATGCCCGTAGATGACCTCGCCGGTGTCACGATAGACGATCTTGGTCGACTGGGTGATGAAGACCCCCATCGCCACCACGCTGCCTTCGCCGACGATCACCCCTTCGACCACTTCGGAGCGGGCACCGATGAAACAATTGTCGCCGATAATGGTCGGATTGGCCTGCAGCGGCTCCAGTACGCCGCCGATGCCCGCACCAGCCGAGATATGGCAATTGGCGCCAACTTGCGCGCAGCTGCCAACGCTGGCCCAGGTGTCGATCATGGTGCCGTCGCCAACATGCGCGCCGATGTTCACGAAGCTGGGCATCAGCACGACGTTCCTGCCGATGTGGGCACCGCGTCGGACGATGGCACCGGGGACGACGCGGAAACCAGCCTCGCGGAAACGGGCATCGTCCCATCCGGCGAATTTGCTCGGCACCTTGTCGAAGGCAGGGGCACCAACGGCACCTTCGATCATGGCGTTCTCGCGCAGGCGAAACGAGAGCAGCACGGCCTTCTTGAGCCATTGGTTGACCTGCCAGCCGCCCTTTCCGTCGGGCTCGGCCACACGGGCAGTGCCATTGTCGATCATGGCGATGGCTGCCTCGACCGCTTCCGCTACGTCGCGGCTTTCGGGCGAAACGTCGGCACGGTTTTCCCACGCCTGTTCGATGGTGGTCTGGAGGTCGGTCATGGCTTGGCCCCAAGCTGGATGGAGGATTGGCCCGGCTGCTAGCGGGGCAACACAGGCAGGGCAAGCGGGCAGCACGGCAGAATTGCACTGGCGATTCATACCATCTTTAGGATAGTCCTGCGAAAGGAGCCGCTTGCCGAGGGGTTGCAGATGAAAAAGTTGGGGCGGACAACCTTGCTGCTGAACGGTGCAGGCCTTGCCGCTTGCCTGGTGCTGGCAGCGTGCGGAGGAGGTGGCGGCCCGCCGCCGGTCAGCACCCCGCGCCCGACACCCACACCGACGCCCACTCCTACTCCCACACCGAGGCCGACACCGTCGAGTTCCTTCAACACGCAGGAATTCCGCCAGTCGGATGGCCCCGAATTCCACGGGGCGGTGACGGCCTGGACGCAAGGTATCACCGGGCGCAACCAGACCATCGCAATCATCGATACCGGGATAGACCGCGACAGCCCCGAGTTCGCCGGTCGCGTCCATCCCGATTCCCGTGACGTTGCCGGCAACGCCAGCTTCGACGCTGTGGACGACCACGGCACCAATGTCGCAATGGTTGCGGCTGCGGCGCGTGACAATACCGGCATCCTTGGTATCGCTTTCGATGCCAGCGTGCTGGTCTTGCGGGCGGACCGGCCGGGTAGTTGTACCACGACCGAGGCCGACGGTGACCTGGCCGGCTGCGAATTCTTCGATCGTGATATCTCGATCGGCGTCGATCAGGCGATCAGCAGCGGAGCCGCGGTCATCAATCTCAGTCTCGGCGGCAGCCGACCTTCGCAAGCCCTGATCGATTCCATCCGGCGCGCTTCTGCAGCAGGAATCGTGGTGGTGGTGGCGGCGGGCAACTCAGGCGATGGCAGCGACCCGGATATCCCGCCCGACCAGCCAGACCCTTTTGCGGCTGGCGTGCTCGATGCGGGGATCAACAATGTCATCATCGTCGGGTCGGTCGATGACAATGGCAATTTCTCCGGCTTCAGCAACCGCGCCGGGGCCGATGCGCAATTCTACCTCACCGCGCGCGGGGAACGGATCTGCTGCGTCTACAAGGACGGAGTGCTGGAAATCACCACCGATTCCAGCGGCAACCGCTTTGTCACGCTGTTCTCCGGCACCAGCTTTTCCGCGCCGCAGGTGGCGGGGGCGGTGGCCTTGCTCAAGCAGGCGTTCCCCAACCTGACAGGGCAGCAGATCGTCCAGATTTTGCTCGAAACGGCACGCGATGCCGGGGCCGCAGGGACCGATACGACCTTTGGCCGGGGGATTCTCGATATCGCCAGGGCGGTTTCTCCTCAGGGGACGACGACACTCGCCGGCAGCACCGTGGCGCTCAAGCTCGGCGATGATACGGGCACGGCCTCGTCGGCAATGGGGGATGCCCTTGGCGGCCAGTCGCTGAGCGCTATCGTTCTCGACAAGTATCAGCGGGCCTACAATTACGACGTCGGAACGCGCTTGCGCGGGGCTTCGGTTACACCCCGGCTAGAAGGCGCGGTGCAATTGGGCGGCCGCCGCGTGGCGCTGGGCAATGACGCGGTGTCGATGGCCTTCACCATCGACGCCAACGCGCCGGTCGGTTTCGGTTCGACTGCTTCGCCGCTGCATCTCAGCGGCAAGGACGCGGAAATGGCGCGTGTACTCGCGGGGCAGGTGGCGCTGCGGATTGCGCCCGATACCCAGCTTGGCTTCGCATTCTCGCAGAGCAGTGACGGGATCGCGGCGCACTTGCAGGGCAAGCGGCGGCCGGCATTCCTGATTGCCGGCGAAGCGGTGGGCGACACGGGTTTCATGATGTCGGAGGACGCTTCGTTCGCTTTCAGGCGAGAGGTGGCCGGCTTCGGCCTGACTTTCACCGGCACAAGTGGTGAGGCTTTGCTCGGCGCACGGCGGAGGGCCGGCGATATAACTTCGACCGACCGCGAGCGCTATGGTCTTGCCCGGATGGGCATCGCGGCTGATCGCCGGTTCGGGCAACTGCAAGCGGTGCTCGGCGTCGATTGGCTGAGCGAAGAGCGCACCGTGCTTGGCGGCTATTTCCATGACGCCTTCGGGGCGGGCGGGGCCGACAGCCTGTTTCTCGATACATCGCTGGGGCTGGATGTTGCCCCGGGCTGGTGGGCTGGTGCCAACATGCGTTTCGGCTACACCAGGGCGCGACAGGTCGGGATCATCGCTGATGGATCGAACTTCACAAGCAGCGCATGGTCGATCGATCTGGTGCGGCAGGGCGTGTTCCAACAAGTCGATACGCTTGGCTTCCGCCTGTCGCAACCGCTGCGGGTCGAAAGCGGCGGGCTCAGGCTGAGTCTTCCGGTCAGCTACGACTACACCCTCGAAAGCGCGGACTTCGATATTCGCCGACTGAACCTGTCACCAGAGGGGCGCGAATTGATTGGTGAGCTGGCATGGCGCGGAGAAGCATTTGGCGGCGACATGGCGGCCAGCGCCTTCTATCGCCGCGATCCGGGCAATTACGCCGACGTCCGGGACGACAAAGGCGTCGTCATGCGCTGGATCCGGGAATTCTAGACGCTACTCCGGCATTCCGGC contains the following coding sequences:
- a CDS encoding S8 family peptidase → MKKLGRTTLLLNGAGLAACLVLAACGGGGGPPPVSTPRPTPTPTPTPTPTPRPTPSSSFNTQEFRQSDGPEFHGAVTAWTQGITGRNQTIAIIDTGIDRDSPEFAGRVHPDSRDVAGNASFDAVDDHGTNVAMVAAAARDNTGILGIAFDASVLVLRADRPGSCTTTEADGDLAGCEFFDRDISIGVDQAISSGAAVINLSLGGSRPSQALIDSIRRASAAGIVVVVAAGNSGDGSDPDIPPDQPDPFAAGVLDAGINNVIIVGSVDDNGNFSGFSNRAGADAQFYLTARGERICCVYKDGVLEITTDSSGNRFVTLFSGTSFSAPQVAGAVALLKQAFPNLTGQQIVQILLETARDAGAAGTDTTFGRGILDIARAVSPQGTTTLAGSTVALKLGDDTGTASSAMGDALGGQSLSAIVLDKYQRAYNYDVGTRLRGASVTPRLEGAVQLGGRRVALGNDAVSMAFTIDANAPVGFGSTASPLHLSGKDAEMARVLAGQVALRIAPDTQLGFAFSQSSDGIAAHLQGKRRPAFLIAGEAVGDTGFMMSEDASFAFRREVAGFGLTFTGTSGEALLGARRRAGDITSTDRERYGLARMGIAADRRFGQLQAVLGVDWLSEERTVLGGYFHDAFGAGGADSLFLDTSLGLDVAPGWWAGANMRFGYTRARQVGIIADGSNFTSSAWSIDLVRQGVFQQVDTLGFRLSQPLRVESGGLRLSLPVSYDYTLESADFDIRRLNLSPEGRELIGELAWRGEAFGGDMAASAFYRRDPGNYADVRDDKGVVMRWIREF